The Falco rusticolus isolate bFalRus1 chromosome 15, bFalRus1.pri, whole genome shotgun sequence genome has a segment encoding these proteins:
- the CEBPA gene encoding CCAAT/enhancer-binding protein alpha, with the protein MEQTNFYEVDSRPPMSSSQHHQLQTPLPGSAYSYREAPSAAAPAAGGAELGDICENENSIDISAYIDPAAFNDEFLADLFQHSKQQEKAKAILAGDFDFHSMHGAGAAASAPGHQQQHHQQPLFGCVAGYMDGKLDPLYERIAAPGLRPLVIKQEPREEEEVKSAALSALYPHHAPQQHPSHLQYQIAHCAQTTMHLQPGHPTPPPTPVPSPHHPHHPHPPGGLPAPGTLKMMPADHRSKSKKTVDKNSNEYRVRRERNNIAVRKSRDKAKQRNVETQQKVLELTTDNERLRKRVEQLTRELETLRGIFRQLPESSLVKAMGSCA; encoded by the coding sequence ATGGAGCAAACCAACTTCTACGAGGTCGATTCCCGGCCCCCGatgagcagcagccagcaccaccagctccaGACTCCCCTGCCCGGCAGCGCCTACAGCTACAGAGAGGCTCCCTCGGCGGCGGCACCTGCTGCGGGCGGCGCGGAGCTCGGCGACATCTGCGAGAACGAGAACTCCATCGACATCAGCGCCTACATCGACCCCGCCGCCTTCAACGACGAGTTCCTGGCCGACCTCTTccagcacagcaagcagcaggagaaagccaAGGCCATCCTGGCCGGGGATTTCGACTTCCACAGCATGCATGGGGCCGGCGCCGCCGCCTCGGCGCcggggcaccagcagcagcaccaccagcagccgCTCTTCGGCTGCGTAGCCGGCTACATGGACGGCAAGCTCGACCCCCTCTATGAGCGCATCGCCGCGCCCGGCTTGCGGCCGCTGGTGATTAAGCAGGAGCCCcgcgaggaggaggaggtcaAGTCGGCGGCCTTGTCGGCCCTCTACCCCCACCACGCTCCGCAGCAGCACCCGTCCCACCTGCAGTACCAGATCGCCCACTGCGCCCAGACCACCATGCACCTCCAGCCCGGGCACCCCACGCCTCCCCCCACGCCCGTGCCCAGCCCGCACCACCCGCACCACCCGCACCCCCCCGGCGGCCTGCCCGCCCCGGGCACCCTCAAGATGATGCCCGCGGACCACCGGAGCAAATCGAAAAAGACAGTGGACAAGAACAGCAACGAGTACCGGGTGCGCCGGGAGCGCAACAACATCGCGGTGCGCAAGAGCCGGGACAAGGCCAAGCAGCGCAACGTGGAGACGCAGCAGAAGGTGCTGGAGCTCACCACCGACAACGAGCGGCTGCGCAAGCGGGTGGAGCAGCTCACCCGGGAGTTGGAGACTCTGCGGGGCATCTTCAGGCAGCTGCCCGAGAGCTCGCTGGTGAAGGCCATGGGCAGCTGCGCCTAG